In one Cellulomonas sp. JZ18 genomic region, the following are encoded:
- a CDS encoding histidine phosphatase family protein, protein MTLTLTLVRHGRTHFNARRILQGRCDSPLTRPGREGVRTTARYLADVPFTAAWASPSGRAVTTAVELLRHHPDVPLRTDPDLREYHFGIYEQKPESTLDGVVAWSDLVTDVLAGTHPGLPGGEHAADFMGRTRAVFARIAAEHPEGHVLVVGHGLALGAYLATVDPVGLVPLPNASVSTVEIEPDGTARITQLALDVAGQGHVAARPMTQPTPVPSVA, encoded by the coding sequence ATGACCCTCACGCTGACGCTCGTCCGGCACGGGCGCACCCACTTCAACGCGCGGCGCATCCTGCAGGGACGCTGCGACTCGCCCCTGACCCGCCCCGGACGCGAGGGCGTGCGCACGACCGCGCGGTACCTCGCCGACGTGCCGTTCACCGCGGCGTGGGCGTCGCCGTCCGGGCGCGCCGTGACGACCGCGGTCGAGCTGCTGCGGCACCACCCCGACGTGCCGCTGCGCACCGACCCGGACCTGCGCGAGTACCACTTCGGCATCTACGAGCAGAAGCCCGAGTCGACGCTCGACGGCGTCGTCGCGTGGTCCGACCTCGTCACCGACGTGCTCGCCGGCACGCACCCGGGCCTGCCGGGCGGGGAGCACGCGGCCGACTTCATGGGCCGCACGCGCGCCGTGTTCGCACGCATCGCCGCCGAGCACCCGGAGGGGCACGTGCTCGTCGTCGGGCACGGGCTGGCGCTCGGCGCGTACCTGGCGACGGTCGACCCGGTGGGCCTCGTCCCGCTGCCGAACGCGTCGGTGTCGACCGTCGAGATCGAGCCGGACGGCACGGCGCGCATCACGCAGCTCGCGCTCGACGTCGCCGGCCAGGGCCACGTCGCGGCGCGCCCCATGACGCAGCCGACCCCGGTCCCGTCGGTCGCCTGA
- a CDS encoding alpha/beta hydrolase: MDDDAVGPPETDDVLGAGWVARTLPLRPDALSRRGAPDPVATLVHRRPDAAPDTATDLAPPRPRTAVLYLHGFVDYFFHPHVAAALAEDGYDLWALDLRDYGRSIRPGRPANEITDLATYTEEIDTAVRLLRGTHERVVVLAHSTGGWSRRCGRTRAGASGSSTRSC, translated from the coding sequence GTGGACGACGACGCCGTGGGACCGCCCGAGACCGACGACGTGCTGGGCGCCGGCTGGGTCGCACGCACCCTGCCGCTGCGCCCGGACGCGCTGTCCCGGCGCGGTGCGCCCGACCCGGTCGCGACGCTCGTGCACCGGCGTCCCGACGCGGCGCCGGACACGGCCACGGACCTGGCCCCGCCGCGGCCCCGCACGGCCGTGCTGTACCTGCACGGGTTCGTCGACTACTTCTTCCACCCGCACGTCGCGGCAGCGCTGGCCGAGGACGGCTACGACCTGTGGGCGCTCGACCTGCGTGACTACGGCCGCTCGATCCGGCCCGGCCGCCCCGCCAACGAGATCACCGACCTGGCCACGTACACCGAGGAGATCGACACCGCGGTGCGCCTGCTGCGCGGGACGCACGAGCGGGTCGTCGTGCTCGCCCACTCGACCGGGGGCTGGTCGCGGCGCTGTGGGCGGACGCGCGCCGGGGCCTCGGGCTCGTCGACGCGCTCGTGCTGA
- a CDS encoding cation diffusion facilitator family transporter: MTSTPDRRTTAPDPARASGRSDDREGLAGDEGAGGGESLLTVALALAANVLIAVAKSVAAVVTGAASMLAEAAHSWADAGNEVLLLIAHRRGERAADAAHPLGHGREVYVWSLFAAIGLFGVGAGVSVTHGIQELVHPEPAGSFVVAYVVLAIAFVLEGVSFAQAWRQSRGDARRRHRGLVEQVLATSDPTVRAVFFEDAAALVGIVIAAAGIAAHQVTGSPVPDAVGSILVGVLLAVVALVLIARNLRFLVGEAVDPGLRDAALRRLLAMPEVARVTSLRLEFVGARRVFLVGAVDLAGNPVEDEAAHVLALVERRTRDVPGVVGAVLSLAEPEEPALVPADG, encoded by the coding sequence ATGACGTCCACGCCCGACCGGCGGACCACGGCCCCCGACCCCGCCCGCGCGTCCGGGCGGAGCGACGACCGGGAGGGGCTCGCCGGGGACGAGGGTGCCGGCGGCGGGGAGTCGCTGCTGACGGTCGCGCTCGCGCTCGCGGCCAACGTGCTCATCGCGGTGGCGAAGTCGGTCGCGGCGGTCGTCACCGGCGCCGCGTCGATGCTCGCCGAGGCGGCGCACTCGTGGGCGGACGCCGGCAACGAGGTGCTGCTGCTCATCGCGCACCGCCGCGGCGAGCGGGCCGCGGACGCCGCGCACCCGCTCGGGCACGGGCGCGAGGTCTACGTGTGGTCGCTGTTCGCCGCGATCGGGCTGTTCGGCGTCGGCGCGGGCGTGTCCGTCACGCACGGGATCCAGGAGCTGGTGCACCCCGAGCCCGCGGGCTCGTTCGTCGTCGCGTACGTCGTGCTCGCGATCGCGTTCGTGCTCGAGGGCGTCTCGTTCGCGCAGGCGTGGCGGCAGTCGCGGGGGGACGCGCGACGCCGCCACCGCGGGCTCGTCGAGCAGGTGCTCGCCACGTCCGACCCGACCGTGCGGGCGGTCTTCTTCGAGGACGCCGCCGCGCTCGTCGGCATCGTCATCGCCGCGGCCGGCATCGCCGCGCACCAGGTGACGGGCTCGCCGGTGCCCGACGCGGTCGGCTCGATCCTGGTCGGGGTGCTGCTCGCCGTCGTCGCGCTCGTCCTCATCGCGCGCAACCTGCGCTTCCTCGTCGGGGAGGCGGTCGACCCGGGGCTGCGCGACGCGGCTCTGCGCCGGCTGCTCGCGATGCCGGAGGTGGCGCGCGTGACGAGCCTGCGGCTCGAGTTCGTCGGTGCCCGCCGCGTGTTCCTCGTCGGTGCGGTGGACCTGGCCGGCAACCCGGTGGAGGACGAGGCCGCGCACGTGCTCGCGCTCGTCGAGCGGCGCACGCGCGACGTCCCCGGCGTCGTCGGCGCCGTGCTGTCGCTCGCCGAGCCGGAGGAGCCCGCGCTCGTCCCGGCGGACGGCTGA
- a CDS encoding VOC family protein — MYLAADDVTLAVGHAVAAGAQLLAGPMTVLGLGDVAVLADPAGAVVGLHQPGAHTGWDVTDEPGAFVWAEQMSHRPDLSRRFYTDLFGYEQTDMSAPDFTYTSLAVGGTPAVGVGGYGAGVGADVPAAWTWYVAVTDAEEAARRVPEVGGAVVSGPEDTPYGRLVLAQGPAGEVVALLEQAPPEVVA; from the coding sequence GTGTACCTCGCGGCCGACGACGTGACGCTCGCGGTCGGGCACGCGGTCGCCGCCGGCGCGCAGCTGCTCGCCGGGCCGATGACCGTGCTCGGCCTGGGCGACGTCGCCGTGCTCGCGGACCCCGCGGGGGCGGTCGTCGGCCTCCACCAGCCGGGCGCGCACACGGGCTGGGACGTCACGGACGAGCCCGGCGCCTTCGTGTGGGCCGAGCAGATGTCGCACCGCCCGGACCTGTCCCGCCGGTTCTACACGGACCTGTTCGGGTACGAGCAGACGGACATGAGCGCACCGGACTTCACGTACACCTCCCTCGCCGTCGGAGGGACCCCGGCCGTCGGCGTGGGCGGCTACGGCGCCGGCGTCGGCGCGGACGTCCCCGCGGCGTGGACCTGGTACGTCGCGGTGACGGACGCCGAGGAGGCCGCGCGGCGCGTGCCGGAGGTCGGCGGCGCCGTCGTCAGCGGCCCGGAGGACACCCCGTACGGCCGGCTCGTCCTGGCGCAGGGGCCGGCCGGCGAGGTCGTCGCGCTGCTCGAGCAGGCACCGCCGGAGGTCGTCGCCTGA
- the trmB gene encoding tRNA (guanosine(46)-N7)-methyltransferase TrmB yields the protein MRQAEDVFTHRASRAHEPLRTFHPRRAALGRDRADALDRLFPRWGFSVDDERAAPPRTADGLLDTAALFGRTAPLVLEIGSGMGDATAAMAAADRDRDWLAVEAHLPGVAALLVLVEREGLTNVRVAHGDALRLLRASVAPGSLDAVHAFFPDPWPKARHHKRRLVQPAHVDLVRDRLRVGGTFHVATDWADYAAQAAEVLAADPALEGGVVPRPAHRPVTRFEQRGLDLGHQVTDLVVRRVR from the coding sequence GTGCGCCAGGCGGAGGACGTGTTCACGCACCGCGCGTCGCGGGCGCACGAGCCCCTGCGCACGTTCCACCCGCGCCGCGCCGCGCTCGGACGCGACCGCGCCGACGCGCTCGACCGGCTGTTCCCCCGCTGGGGGTTCTCGGTCGACGACGAGCGGGCCGCACCGCCGCGCACCGCGGACGGCCTGCTCGACACCGCCGCGCTGTTCGGGCGCACCGCGCCGCTCGTGCTCGAGATCGGCTCCGGCATGGGCGACGCCACGGCGGCGATGGCCGCCGCCGACCGCGACCGGGACTGGCTCGCCGTCGAGGCGCACCTGCCGGGCGTCGCCGCGCTGCTGGTCCTGGTGGAGCGGGAGGGGCTGACGAACGTGCGTGTGGCGCACGGCGACGCGCTGCGCCTGCTGCGGGCGTCCGTCGCCCCCGGCTCGCTCGACGCGGTGCACGCGTTCTTCCCCGACCCGTGGCCCAAGGCGCGGCACCACAAGCGACGCCTGGTCCAGCCGGCGCACGTCGACCTGGTGCGCGACCGGCTCCGCGTGGGCGGCACGTTCCACGTCGCGACCGACTGGGCGGACTACGCCGCGCAGGCGGCGGAGGTCCTCGCCGCCGACCCGGCGCTCGAGGGCGGCGTGGTGCCCCGCCCGGCGCACCGCCCGGTCACCCGCTTCGAGCAGCGCGGCCTCGACCTCGGACACCAGGTCACCGACCTCGTCGTGCGGCGCGTGCGATGA
- a CDS encoding LysR family transcriptional regulator substrate-binding protein, which yields MRLLLVPGVSPDRWARVWAQRVPDEPLDVVRAAPAGAAAAVLAGDVDAAVLRLPPDPAPGLSSPGPSSPDLPPPGLPSPVPSTRDGWAVVPLWEDRAVVVVPREHLFTVVDAVDLDDLRAEPLLVPADDVLGAEAAVGAAEVTQVPDTPTALDLVASGAGVVVLPHALAREHGDTRFAVRDVPEVPASRVALVWHRDAEHPLVQELVGIVRGRTAGSSRGDVAAPPAPAAPAVAGRGTSPRTPRTGTRGARPARGRGRRAR from the coding sequence ATGAGGCTGCTCCTCGTCCCCGGGGTCTCGCCGGACCGCTGGGCGCGCGTGTGGGCGCAGCGCGTGCCCGACGAGCCGCTCGACGTCGTGCGCGCGGCACCGGCCGGTGCGGCCGCCGCCGTGCTCGCGGGGGACGTGGACGCGGCGGTGCTGCGGCTGCCCCCGGACCCGGCGCCCGGCCTGTCGTCTCCCGGCCCCTCGTCGCCGGACCTGCCGCCGCCCGGCCTGCCGTCGCCGGTGCCGAGCACGCGCGACGGGTGGGCGGTCGTGCCGCTGTGGGAGGACCGCGCGGTCGTCGTCGTGCCGCGCGAGCACCTCTTCACCGTCGTCGACGCCGTCGACCTCGACGACCTGCGCGCGGAGCCCCTGCTCGTGCCCGCCGACGACGTGCTCGGTGCGGAGGCGGCCGTCGGGGCCGCCGAGGTCACGCAGGTGCCCGACACGCCCACGGCGCTCGACCTCGTCGCGTCCGGCGCGGGCGTCGTCGTCCTCCCCCACGCGCTCGCGCGCGAGCACGGCGACACGCGGTTCGCCGTCCGCGACGTGCCCGAGGTGCCGGCCTCGCGCGTCGCGCTCGTGTGGCACCGGGACGCCGAGCACCCGCTCGTGCAGGAGCTCGTGGGCATCGTGCGCGGCCGCACGGCGGGCAGCTCGCGGGGCGACGTCGCCGCACCGCCGGCCCCGGCCGCGCCGGCGGTCGCCGGCCGGGGCACGTCCCCGCGGACGCCGCGCACCGGCACGCGCGGCGCTCGTCCCGCCCGTGGCCGTGGACGTCGCGCGCGCTGA
- a CDS encoding methyl-accepting chemotaxis protein, giving the protein MEDPVLRLKALPIRLRMIALVVLTALALALLTVVAVAGVERRITAERTTATQHVVESALGVVEHYGTLADRGDLTTEEAQALALEALGGLRYAGEEYFWVNDMHPTMLMHPFKPELDGQDLTEHEDPDGLRLFVTMVDVVEADGAGTVRYQWPKPGMDEPQPKVSYVAGYEPWGWVVGSGIYVDDVRAAAVADTVPIVLVALPALVLLTVLGLAVSRSITRPLRRATDALASGDLHARLDTGSGRTELDRLAAALNATLDRTAAATTEVSASAEAVTGAVSTLLGSSESLSEDVQDSAAQTRQVVASARQAADRIDAVAAGAHQMDASIGEISRNATEVSAVVREAVQVADRTARTVEELGASSARIGSVVKVISGIAEQTNLLALNATIEAARAGESGRGFAVVAGEVKELAQETARATGEIAGQVEAIQDAVGRAVDEIARIGDAVRRVEDHQTTIAGAVEEQSVTTASMAAAVAEAATEGRDIEQGVGVVEEAQRRSLGSIATIRGAADELRTTADRLHESVLALRG; this is encoded by the coding sequence ATGGAGGATCCCGTGCTGCGCCTCAAGGCCCTGCCCATCCGTCTGCGGATGATCGCCCTCGTCGTGCTGACCGCGCTGGCGCTCGCGCTCCTGACCGTGGTGGCGGTGGCCGGCGTCGAGAGACGCATCACCGCCGAACGCACGACCGCCACCCAGCACGTCGTCGAGTCCGCGCTGGGGGTCGTGGAGCACTACGGCACCCTCGCCGACCGCGGCGACCTCACCACCGAGGAGGCGCAGGCGCTCGCGCTCGAGGCCCTCGGCGGCTTGCGGTACGCCGGCGAGGAGTACTTCTGGGTCAACGACATGCACCCGACGATGCTCATGCACCCGTTCAAGCCCGAGCTCGACGGCCAGGACCTGACCGAGCACGAGGACCCCGACGGGCTGCGCCTGTTCGTGACGATGGTCGACGTCGTCGAGGCCGACGGCGCGGGCACCGTCCGCTACCAGTGGCCCAAGCCCGGGATGGACGAGCCGCAGCCGAAGGTGTCGTACGTCGCGGGGTACGAGCCGTGGGGCTGGGTCGTCGGCTCCGGCATCTACGTGGACGACGTCCGCGCGGCGGCGGTCGCGGACACCGTGCCGATCGTGCTCGTCGCGCTCCCCGCGCTCGTGCTGCTCACCGTCCTCGGCCTGGCCGTGTCCCGCTCCATCACCCGTCCGCTGCGCCGCGCGACGGACGCGCTCGCCTCGGGCGACCTGCACGCACGCCTCGACACGGGCAGCGGTCGCACCGAGCTCGACCGGCTCGCCGCCGCCCTCAACGCGACGCTCGACCGCACCGCGGCGGCGACGACCGAGGTGAGCGCGTCGGCGGAGGCCGTCACCGGTGCGGTGAGCACGCTGCTGGGGTCGAGCGAGTCGCTCTCGGAGGACGTGCAGGACTCCGCGGCCCAGACCCGGCAGGTCGTGGCGAGCGCACGGCAGGCGGCCGACCGCATCGACGCCGTCGCGGCGGGGGCGCACCAGATGGACGCGTCCATCGGGGAGATCTCGCGCAACGCGACCGAGGTGTCCGCCGTGGTGCGGGAGGCCGTGCAGGTCGCGGACCGCACCGCGCGCACCGTCGAGGAGCTGGGCGCGTCCTCGGCGCGGATCGGCTCCGTGGTCAAGGTCATCAGCGGCATCGCGGAGCAGACGAACCTGCTGGCGCTCAACGCGACGATCGAGGCCGCGCGGGCGGGCGAGTCGGGCCGCGGGTTCGCGGTCGTCGCCGGCGAGGTCAAGGAGCTCGCCCAGGAGACCGCCCGCGCGACGGGCGAGATCGCGGGCCAGGTCGAGGCGATCCAGGACGCGGTCGGGCGCGCGGTCGACGAGATCGCGCGGATCGGCGACGCCGTGCGACGCGTCGAGGACCACCAGACGACGATCGCGGGTGCGGTCGAGGAGCAGTCGGTGACGACGGCGTCCATGGCCGCCGCCGTCGCCGAGGCGGCGACCGAGGGACGCGACATCGAGCAGGGCGTCGGTGTCGTCGAGGAGGCGCAGCGCCGGTCCCTGGGCAGCATCGCCACGATCCGCGGCGCCGCGGACGAGCTGCGGACCACCGCGGACCGCCTGCACGAGTCGGTGCTGGCGCTGCGGGGCTGA